The Allorhodopirellula heiligendammensis genome includes a window with the following:
- a CDS encoding pyridoxal phosphate-dependent aminotransferase, with protein sequence MHPWIADRTKTFDSSGIRRVFDLAAKLKDPINLSIGQPDFDVPDEIKEAAIDAIRDGRNAYSPTQGIAPLREAILAEVRDKYPGQDRDVFISSGTSGGLVLSMLSMINPGDEVIFLDPYFVMYPALVRLAGGVPVAVDSYPDFRLDPDKIAAAITPKTKMILVNSPANPTGVTASEADLRAVAEIAAQHHIALLSDEIYSRFFYDGEFYSPAEANPDTIVIDGFSKSHAMTGWRVGYIHGPPEVIATMLKIQQFSFVCAPQPAQWGALRAAEISMQTNVDDYRRKRDFLVDELSPHYELTSPGGAFYLFPKAPGAAGGAAFVEHAISQGLLIIPGNIFSARDTHFRISFAASDETLRRGAEMLIKLAGAAT encoded by the coding sequence ATGCACCCTTGGATTGCCGACCGCACGAAAACATTCGACAGCAGCGGGATTCGACGGGTGTTTGATCTCGCTGCAAAACTCAAAGACCCGATCAATCTTTCGATCGGGCAGCCCGATTTCGATGTACCCGATGAGATCAAGGAGGCGGCGATCGACGCGATCCGCGATGGCCGCAACGCTTACTCGCCGACACAGGGCATCGCCCCACTGCGGGAAGCCATCCTAGCAGAAGTTCGCGACAAGTACCCTGGTCAAGACCGCGACGTGTTTATCAGCAGCGGCACCAGTGGCGGATTGGTCCTATCGATGCTGTCCATGATCAATCCGGGCGACGAAGTGATCTTTCTCGATCCGTACTTCGTCATGTACCCCGCCTTGGTACGGCTCGCTGGCGGAGTGCCTGTCGCGGTGGATTCCTATCCTGATTTCCGGCTTGATCCCGACAAGATAGCGGCCGCAATCACCCCCAAAACTAAAATGATTTTGGTAAATAGCCCCGCCAACCCCACCGGCGTGACGGCTAGCGAAGCGGACCTCCGCGCAGTCGCCGAGATTGCCGCTCAACATCACATTGCGCTGCTGTCCGATGAAATCTACAGCCGGTTCTTCTACGATGGCGAGTTTTACTCCCCTGCAGAAGCTAACCCGGATACCATCGTCATCGATGGTTTTAGTAAATCACACGCGATGACAGGGTGGCGCGTTGGCTATATCCATGGCCCACCCGAAGTGATCGCGACCATGCTCAAAATCCAACAGTTTTCGTTTGTCTGTGCCCCGCAACCCGCCCAATGGGGAGCACTTCGCGCCGCCGAGATCTCCATGCAGACGAACGTGGACGACTACCGCAGAAAACGCGATTTCCTTGTCGATGAACTGTCCCCACACTATGAACTGACATCCCCCGGCGGTGCGTTCTACCTGTTCCCCAAAGCACCGGGAGCGGCGGGCGGGGCGGCGTTTGTCGAACACGCCATTTCGCAGGGCTTGCTGATCATCCCCGGGAATATCTTCAGTGCGCGGGACACGCATTTCCGCATCAGCTTCGCCGCTAGTGACGAAACGCTCCGTCGCGGCGCCGAGATGCTGATCAAGCTGGCCGGGGCGGCGACCTAG
- a CDS encoding TIGR01777 family oxidoreductase, producing the protein MTPFNAHAADPETFLASVDLPVSIEKAFAYHDRPGCLTRLIPPWESIEVEHSDGSLAVGSRVVVKMSLAGVPLRWHARHTRYEPPELFTDEQESGPFTSWRHRHRFTSTGPNTSRLTDEIAYQVPLGKLGTLFGGSHVRSKLDAMFAYRHRITCDDLTLTARYHLAPLTIAVSGATGLVGSALCNLLGLLGHRVLQITRDQHGSDNEIAAWSTAQEFERFNSVDVVVHLAGKPIAGPRWTEATKQQIRDSRVEKTRSLCERLAQLSSPPQTLICASATGFYGDRGDEMLDESSAPGDDFLAAICQQWEAACRPAADAGIRVLNARFGMVLSPRGGALQKMLGPAKMCGGALGNGRQYWSWIALDDVLGGIVHAIATPQLTGPVNFVSPTPMSNREFAKTLGETLGRPALFPAPATALRLAVGEMADALLLASTRVIPNQLASTGYEFRFPSLRDALRYSLGKAGIEHSSQPAPSR; encoded by the coding sequence ATGACTCCATTCAATGCCCACGCTGCTGATCCTGAAACGTTCCTAGCCAGCGTTGATCTGCCGGTCTCCATCGAAAAGGCTTTTGCGTATCACGATCGACCGGGATGCCTCACCCGATTGATTCCACCCTGGGAGTCGATAGAAGTCGAGCATTCCGACGGCAGTCTCGCGGTCGGCAGCCGTGTCGTCGTCAAAATGAGTCTAGCAGGCGTCCCGCTGCGCTGGCACGCCAGGCATACACGCTACGAGCCGCCCGAGCTGTTTACTGACGAACAGGAATCGGGGCCGTTTACTTCCTGGCGTCATCGACATCGTTTCACCTCGACGGGGCCGAATACATCTCGTTTGACCGACGAGATTGCCTATCAAGTACCGCTGGGAAAGCTCGGCACTCTGTTCGGTGGATCCCATGTGCGATCAAAACTCGATGCCATGTTTGCCTATCGACACCGGATCACGTGCGATGACCTGACACTCACGGCCCGCTATCATCTCGCCCCCCTGACGATCGCCGTTTCCGGGGCGACGGGCTTGGTCGGCAGCGCGCTCTGCAATCTGCTAGGCCTACTGGGACACCGTGTCTTGCAGATCACGCGTGATCAACACGGCAGCGACAACGAAATCGCGGCCTGGTCGACGGCTCAGGAGTTTGAACGCTTCAACTCTGTCGACGTGGTCGTGCATTTGGCTGGCAAACCGATCGCGGGGCCGCGATGGACCGAGGCGACCAAGCAGCAGATCCGCGATAGCCGAGTCGAGAAGACCCGCAGCCTGTGTGAACGGCTGGCGCAATTGTCGAGCCCGCCGCAGACGCTCATCTGCGCATCGGCGACCGGTTTTTACGGAGATCGCGGCGATGAGATGCTCGACGAATCATCTGCACCGGGCGACGACTTCTTGGCGGCAATCTGTCAACAGTGGGAAGCAGCTTGCCGACCGGCGGCGGACGCCGGTATCCGGGTCCTCAACGCACGTTTTGGGATGGTGCTCTCCCCACGCGGCGGGGCGCTGCAGAAGATGCTGGGCCCGGCGAAAATGTGCGGTGGGGCGTTGGGCAACGGACGGCAATACTGGAGTTGGATCGCTCTGGACGATGTCCTCGGTGGAATCGTCCATGCCATCGCGACACCGCAGCTCACCGGCCCCGTCAATTTCGTCTCACCGACGCCAATGAGCAATCGCGAATTCGCCAAAACGCTCGGCGAGACCCTGGGCCGGCCGGCATTGTTTCCCGCTCCTGCGACCGCCCTGCGGTTGGCCGTGGGCGAAATGGCGGACGCATTGCTACTCGCCAGCACCCGCGTGATCCCCAATCAACTCGCCTCCACCGGCTACGAATTTCGCTTTCCTTCGTTGCGAGACGCCCTGCGTTACTCCCTGGGCAAAGCAGGGATCGAACACAGTAGCCAGCCGGCTCCGTCCCGCTGA
- a CDS encoding acyl-CoA thioesterase, producing MVQLPAVVNIARLDVKQQTITLRVRYDECDPGGFVHHSNYLTYFEIGRTEFFRSSGGRYRDIEAAGWYVVVARVDCRYKLPARYDDEIQLTTRIVDVTAAKIVHEYEIHRDNTLLVQATVTLAVIDRDGRLQRVPDALIQ from the coding sequence TTGGTCCAATTACCCGCCGTCGTCAACATCGCCCGCCTCGACGTGAAACAACAAACAATCACTCTACGAGTTCGATACGACGAATGTGACCCCGGTGGGTTTGTTCATCATTCGAATTACCTGACCTATTTCGAAATCGGTCGTACGGAATTCTTCCGCTCCTCTGGCGGCCGGTATCGCGACATCGAAGCGGCGGGATGGTATGTGGTGGTCGCACGCGTGGACTGCCGCTACAAGCTACCGGCACGATACGACGACGAGATTCAGTTGACCACTCGAATCGTGGACGTGACGGCTGCCAAAATCGTTCACGAGTACGAAATCCATCGCGACAACACGCTGCTGGTCCAAGCCACCGTCACGCTCGCCGTGATTGACCGCGACGGTCGTTTGCAACGCGTCCCCGATGCATTGATTCAATAG
- a CDS encoding PQQ-binding-like beta-propeller repeat protein: protein MSDGWPQWRGPGASGTAEDAHPPTTWSETQNIRWKIEVPGIGSSTPIILGNRVYVSSAVKTDRVAENAQSATGQPAEDQPTVQRGDRRGFGGPAGRASGDRGPGERGPGERGPGGRGRGGAGGGAALTNYYDFMVLAYDRATGDEIWRTTLAQQVPHEAGHSTNTFASSSPVTDGERLYMSFGSRGVFCLDFDGNPIWEVDLGQMQTRAQFGEGSSPAVYDDTLVVPWDHEGESFIVALDTKTGAEKWRVSRDEPTTWATPLITPYEGRVQVITNGSNRVRSYDLATGELIWQCGGQASNPIPSPVRFEDNVIVMTGFRGYAIYSIPLSSTGDITDSAAITWYEEDAAPYVPSPLLYQGQLYFVKANNGVLLSRDAKTGAMVIDATRLPHISTVYASPVAAADHIYLTGRDGTTVVLEHGDAFQVVAENQLDDEIDASAAISGNEIYLRGKTHLYCIAK from the coding sequence ATGAGCGACGGTTGGCCTCAGTGGCGCGGGCCGGGAGCGTCGGGCACTGCCGAGGATGCTCATCCACCAACAACGTGGAGTGAAACTCAAAACATTCGTTGGAAGATCGAGGTACCCGGCATTGGGAGCAGCACCCCCATCATTTTGGGCAATCGCGTTTATGTGAGCTCAGCAGTGAAGACCGATCGAGTGGCCGAGAACGCACAGTCCGCCACCGGTCAACCCGCCGAAGACCAACCAACTGTTCAGCGCGGCGATCGCCGTGGTTTCGGCGGCCCAGCGGGCCGAGCCTCTGGCGACCGAGGCCCTGGCGAAAGGGGTCCTGGCGAAAGGGGTCCTGGAGGTCGCGGCCGGGGTGGGGCGGGCGGTGGCGCTGCGCTTACCAACTACTACGATTTCATGGTGCTTGCTTACGATCGGGCTACCGGCGATGAGATCTGGCGTACCACCCTAGCGCAGCAGGTGCCGCATGAAGCCGGTCACTCCACCAATACCTTTGCCTCCTCATCCCCAGTGACTGATGGCGAGCGACTTTATATGTCGTTCGGTTCCCGCGGCGTGTTCTGTCTGGATTTCGACGGCAATCCAATCTGGGAGGTGGACCTGGGCCAAATGCAAACCCGTGCGCAGTTTGGCGAAGGTAGCTCCCCAGCGGTCTACGATGACACTTTGGTGGTGCCCTGGGACCACGAGGGCGAGTCGTTCATTGTCGCCCTGGACACCAAGACGGGTGCTGAGAAATGGCGTGTCAGCCGTGATGAGCCGACGACTTGGGCGACGCCTCTGATCACACCTTACGAAGGACGGGTTCAAGTCATCACCAATGGCTCCAATCGCGTGCGCAGCTATGACTTGGCTACCGGCGAACTGATCTGGCAGTGCGGTGGCCAAGCCAGCAATCCGATTCCCTCACCCGTTCGCTTTGAAGACAACGTGATTGTCATGACCGGCTTCCGTGGCTATGCGATTTACTCAATCCCACTGAGCTCCACCGGCGACATCACCGATTCCGCAGCGATCACTTGGTATGAAGAAGACGCGGCACCCTACGTGCCTTCGCCGCTGCTCTACCAAGGCCAGCTGTACTTTGTGAAAGCCAACAACGGCGTACTCTTATCTCGCGATGCCAAGACGGGAGCGATGGTCATTGACGCCACCCGATTACCCCACATCTCGACGGTATACGCCTCCCCTGTCGCTGCCGCCGACCACATCTACCTGACCGGTCGCGACGGCACTACGGTCGTGTTGGAGCACGGGGACGCCTTTCAAGTCGTCGCTGAAAATCAACTCGACGATGAGATCGACGCGTCCGCAGCCATCTCGGGTAACGAGATCTATCTTCGTGGCAAAACGCATTTGTATTGCATCGCGAAGTAA
- a CDS encoding bifunctional proline dehydrogenase/L-glutamate gamma-semialdehyde dehydrogenase, giving the protein MASNEFQLPGDADAAIKLAEQLITDAQGLQTPQERRQQAELTRMIGHDADKATLVEMTDQAFRTNAPARVADQLTFLLDIQGIPRFFNPVEQAMLRGFQSFGEYLPGVAVPLVKEKMRQETANVILPAEPELLVKHLQKRQQTGVSMNVNLLGEALLGEDDARARLQNYVQLLRLPDVHCLSVKLTTLCSQVSALAYEHTIDVVADRLDSLYRNANHHSPPKFVYLDMEEYKDLYLTADVLKRTLDRRGLEQTAAGIALQAYVPDSFGVMEDLIAWSKQRVENGGNALTIRLVKGANWEMERVHASTSGWPMAPYETKVDTDANFKKMLRALLNAAAAGHARVGVASHNLFDVALAMNWTDALGCGSHVQFEMLEGMANHQRRAITARDVPMLLYAPACRRTEFLNAICYLIRRLDENTGPENFLRHSYALQPGSETFQRLAAGFTKSLEIIDSVSTVPRNPQDRTQAPEQPPAAAHWTQFVNEPDTDWSSPVNSRWIAELLKDWKKRCNKRAVEIQPVLAGETTSGNDETLPIMKSYDVSRPEKVVCRIQPTALEPLMKSIKHVVDWRGWADTPLEQRHEILRGVAQKLRERRGDLIGSMVADAGKTVAQADPEVSEAIDFCEFYPLTMRDWANRPEIEVQERGVVAVITPWNFPMAIACGGVAAALAAGNCVVLKPCNETMLPAWLVCQAFWDAGVPVEALQFAPCADEVAEQALVVNPDIDTVILTGGTATAKRMLTVRPDLHLLAETGGKNATIVTALADRDLAIKHALQSAFGHSGQKCSATSLLLLENELFDDETFQKILADAVRSLHAGSAWDLHTAVTPLVSPPNDELTRGMREVDDDEYWLVMPEHVDGNPTLYRPGVKWNVKPGSFSHTTELFGPVLSVMRFGRLEEAIEIVRSTGYGLTSGLESLDDREIEMWRESIPAGNLYINRPTTGAIVLRQPFGGVGLSAYGPGLKAGGPHYVLALSRISNGQPLAAPKSSGAKDAQVEEHPHLDRLLDWLENSPHAKSLSDAQKSQVRATAASGRRAMHSDFGKEHDTFHLVGQDNIRRYRPAPELTIRVGQNDPQSNHPICDDALIAVTSATAVSVQFTLSIDPQSPEPERELLESLADWLPGLISPLEESDEQLVDRINHGLVSRLRCVRPLPVGPIRKVCAERFVTIVDEPVLHDARIESLRYLNEQSISHDYHRYGNLGRRAAEHARKVTENGSSEAVASVGTQSR; this is encoded by the coding sequence ATCGCTTCTAACGAATTCCAGCTCCCCGGTGACGCTGATGCCGCAATTAAACTTGCTGAACAATTAATCACTGATGCCCAGGGATTGCAGACGCCCCAGGAACGTCGCCAGCAGGCCGAATTGACTCGGATGATCGGTCACGACGCTGATAAGGCAACTTTGGTGGAGATGACGGATCAAGCCTTTCGGACCAATGCACCTGCGCGTGTCGCCGACCAGCTGACCTTCTTGCTTGATATTCAAGGGATCCCGCGGTTTTTCAATCCGGTTGAGCAGGCGATGCTGCGAGGATTCCAGTCCTTTGGCGAATATCTGCCCGGGGTCGCGGTGCCGCTGGTCAAGGAAAAGATGCGGCAGGAAACGGCCAACGTGATCCTGCCCGCTGAACCTGAGTTGCTGGTGAAGCACTTACAGAAGCGTCAGCAGACTGGCGTGTCGATGAATGTCAACCTGCTAGGTGAAGCCTTGTTGGGCGAGGACGACGCTCGGGCACGCTTGCAAAACTACGTGCAGCTGCTGCGATTGCCCGATGTGCATTGCCTAAGCGTCAAACTAACGACGCTGTGCAGTCAAGTTTCAGCACTCGCTTACGAGCACACGATTGATGTCGTTGCTGATCGGCTCGACTCGCTGTACCGCAATGCCAATCATCACTCCCCACCCAAGTTCGTTTACCTGGATATGGAGGAGTACAAGGATCTCTATCTCACCGCAGATGTGCTTAAGCGGACGCTCGACCGCCGAGGTCTCGAGCAGACCGCTGCAGGCATCGCCCTGCAGGCCTATGTTCCGGACTCGTTTGGGGTGATGGAAGATTTGATCGCATGGTCGAAACAGCGCGTCGAGAATGGGGGGAACGCCTTGACGATCCGGCTCGTCAAAGGGGCGAACTGGGAAATGGAACGCGTCCACGCGAGCACGTCGGGATGGCCGATGGCGCCGTACGAAACCAAGGTCGATACCGACGCCAACTTTAAAAAGATGCTGCGGGCCCTCTTGAACGCGGCTGCCGCAGGCCATGCACGCGTGGGCGTGGCGTCGCATAATTTATTTGACGTCGCTCTGGCGATGAATTGGACCGACGCGCTGGGCTGTGGATCGCACGTTCAATTCGAAATGCTTGAGGGTATGGCCAACCATCAGCGTCGTGCCATCACGGCCCGCGACGTTCCGATGTTGCTCTACGCGCCGGCCTGTCGGCGCACTGAGTTTCTGAATGCTATTTGCTATCTGATTCGTCGATTGGACGAGAACACGGGACCGGAAAACTTCTTGCGACACTCTTACGCGCTGCAACCCGGTTCAGAGACATTCCAGCGGCTTGCTGCTGGATTTACCAAGTCGTTGGAGATCATCGATAGCGTCTCGACAGTGCCACGAAATCCGCAAGATCGCACTCAAGCTCCCGAGCAACCACCGGCGGCCGCGCACTGGACGCAGTTCGTCAACGAACCCGACACCGATTGGTCGAGCCCGGTCAATTCGCGGTGGATTGCCGAGTTGCTCAAGGATTGGAAAAAACGATGCAATAAGCGAGCCGTTGAAATTCAGCCGGTGCTCGCAGGTGAGACGACATCCGGCAATGACGAGACGCTGCCGATCATGAAATCCTACGATGTGTCTCGGCCGGAAAAAGTGGTTTGCCGAATCCAGCCGACCGCGCTTGAGCCGCTCATGAAATCAATCAAGCACGTCGTCGACTGGCGTGGCTGGGCGGACACACCGCTGGAGCAGCGGCACGAGATCCTCCGTGGCGTGGCGCAAAAGCTCAGAGAGCGGCGCGGTGATCTGATTGGATCGATGGTTGCCGATGCCGGCAAAACGGTCGCTCAGGCTGACCCCGAGGTGAGCGAAGCAATTGATTTTTGCGAGTTTTATCCTCTCACGATGCGTGATTGGGCCAATCGACCCGAAATCGAAGTGCAGGAGCGCGGCGTGGTGGCGGTGATTACACCGTGGAATTTCCCTATGGCGATCGCGTGTGGCGGCGTCGCTGCGGCACTGGCGGCAGGTAACTGCGTCGTGCTCAAACCGTGTAACGAAACCATGTTGCCCGCATGGCTGGTCTGTCAAGCGTTTTGGGACGCTGGCGTGCCTGTCGAAGCGTTGCAGTTTGCTCCCTGTGCCGACGAAGTCGCTGAGCAGGCCTTGGTAGTCAATCCGGATATCGATACCGTGATCCTCACCGGTGGGACCGCAACGGCCAAACGCATGCTCACGGTCCGGCCAGACTTGCATCTTCTAGCAGAAACAGGAGGCAAGAACGCAACGATCGTGACGGCCTTGGCGGACCGCGATCTGGCAATCAAACATGCGCTCCAATCTGCCTTCGGCCACAGTGGGCAAAAGTGCAGCGCCACCTCGCTGTTACTGTTAGAGAATGAACTCTTTGACGACGAAACGTTTCAGAAGATTCTTGCCGACGCGGTGCGCAGCTTGCATGCGGGATCGGCATGGGATCTCCACACCGCTGTCACGCCACTGGTCTCGCCACCCAACGACGAGCTGACTCGTGGGATGCGAGAGGTCGACGATGACGAGTATTGGTTGGTCATGCCCGAGCACGTTGACGGCAATCCGACACTGTATCGACCAGGGGTGAAATGGAACGTCAAACCAGGCAGTTTCTCGCACACCACCGAACTGTTTGGTCCCGTGCTGAGCGTGATGCGATTTGGCAGACTCGAAGAAGCGATCGAAATCGTACGTTCCACCGGTTACGGATTGACTAGCGGATTGGAGTCACTCGATGATCGTGAAATCGAAATGTGGCGAGAATCCATCCCCGCGGGCAACTTGTATATCAATCGTCCCACGACTGGCGCGATCGTGCTTCGACAACCCTTCGGAGGCGTGGGGCTGAGTGCCTACGGACCGGGGCTCAAAGCAGGTGGTCCGCACTACGTGCTTGCCCTTTCCCGGATTAGCAATGGGCAACCACTCGCAGCGCCGAAGTCATCCGGGGCTAAGGACGCCCAGGTGGAGGAGCATCCACACCTAGATCGTTTGTTGGACTGGCTGGAAAACAGCCCGCACGCGAAGAGTCTCAGCGACGCTCAGAAATCACAAGTCCGGGCTACCGCTGCCAGCGGTCGCAGGGCCATGCACAGTGATTTCGGCAAGGAACATGATACTTTTCATCTCGTCGGCCAAGATAACATCCGCCGCTATCGCCCCGCGCCAGAGCTGACGATTCGGGTAGGTCAGAACGATCCTCAGTCCAATCATCCCATCTGCGATGATGCATTGATCGCGGTGACGTCTGCGACGGCTGTCTCGGTCCAGTTCACACTGTCGATTGATCCTCAGAGTCCTGAGCCAGAGCGTGAGTTGCTCGAGTCGCTTGCTGACTGGCTGCCCGGTTTGATCTCGCCACTGGAAGAAAGCGACGAGCAGCTCGTCGACCGCATCAATCATGGACTTGTTAGCCGTCTGCGATGCGTGCGCCCGCTACCGGTCGGTCCGATTCGTAAGGTCTGCGCAGAACGCTTCGTGACGATTGTTGATGAGCCGGTGCTGCACGATGCACGCATTGAATCGCTGCGATATCTCAATGAGCAATCCATCAGCCACGACTATCACCGCTACGGCAACCTCGGCCGCCGCGCCGCAGAGCACGCCAGGAAAGTCACAGAGAATGGAAGTAGCGAAGCGGTGGCGTCCGTCGGCACGCAATCACGGTGA
- the lepA gene encoding translation elongation factor 4 — MKLTRNFCIIAHIDHGKSTLADRLIQACGGITQREFHDQMLDSMDIERERGITIKSNTVTLSYAAKDGQTYQLNLIDTPGHVDFSHEVRRSLMAAEGALMVVDASQGVEAQTVANLYLALEYDLELLPVINKIDLPAADVERVREEIDADLGLDPFIAIPVSAKTGQGIEDVLEGIVSHLPPPQGDPDAPLKALIFDAFFDKYRGVILQCRIVDGTLKPKDTIHFMHADRDFGVDELGYNQFKLVPKKQLTAGEVGYIVAGVKSVQDIEIGDTITLADRPTATPIPGYQPARQVVFSSVYPMSTDEYQDLTKALEKLAINDAALTYEKDSSAALGFGFRCGFLGLLHLDVIQERLQREFDIGLVISAPSVKYKLQLKDGSTIDIDNPSNWPDPSTIDAASEPYIRAQILTPEEYVGPVMELCRDHRSESQTMNYLSAGRVEVVSEMPLGEVLFDFYGKLKMITRGYGSFDYVPIEYRKTDIVKVDILVNREPVDALAYLVHREKSRARALHYCEQLAEEIPRHQFKIPIQGAIGGTVIARSTIQAVRKDVTAKCYGGDISRKKKLLEKQKKGKAKMKQFGSVTIPQKAFISVLRAEKK; from the coding sequence ATGAAACTTACCCGTAACTTTTGCATTATTGCCCACATCGACCATGGCAAATCGACCTTGGCCGATCGGTTGATCCAAGCTTGCGGTGGCATCACACAGCGTGAATTCCACGATCAAATGCTCGATTCGATGGATATCGAGCGGGAGCGAGGAATCACGATCAAGAGCAACACGGTCACGCTCAGCTATGCTGCGAAGGACGGCCAGACCTACCAGCTCAATCTGATCGATACACCCGGTCACGTTGACTTTTCACACGAAGTCCGCCGCTCGCTGATGGCGGCCGAAGGCGCGTTGATGGTCGTCGACGCCTCTCAGGGGGTCGAAGCACAAACGGTCGCGAACCTCTATCTGGCACTGGAGTACGATCTCGAATTGCTGCCAGTGATCAACAAAATCGACTTGCCTGCCGCAGACGTGGAACGGGTGCGTGAGGAAATCGATGCGGATTTGGGGCTGGATCCTTTCATTGCGATCCCCGTCTCCGCGAAAACGGGCCAAGGTATTGAGGACGTGCTTGAAGGTATTGTCTCTCATTTACCTCCCCCGCAGGGCGATCCAGACGCACCGCTGAAGGCTTTGATTTTTGACGCGTTTTTCGACAAGTATCGCGGCGTGATTCTGCAGTGCCGCATCGTCGACGGGACGCTCAAGCCCAAAGACACGATCCACTTCATGCACGCAGATCGTGATTTCGGCGTTGATGAGCTCGGCTACAATCAGTTCAAACTGGTCCCCAAGAAACAGCTCACCGCAGGTGAGGTCGGCTACATCGTCGCAGGTGTCAAAAGTGTTCAGGACATCGAGATCGGCGACACGATCACGCTGGCCGATCGCCCCACCGCCACCCCCATCCCCGGGTACCAACCGGCGCGGCAAGTCGTGTTCTCATCCGTCTATCCGATGAGCACTGATGAATACCAAGACCTTACCAAGGCACTCGAAAAACTTGCGATCAACGACGCCGCTCTGACGTACGAGAAAGACAGCTCCGCAGCACTCGGTTTCGGATTTCGCTGCGGTTTTCTGGGACTCCTGCATCTCGACGTGATCCAGGAGCGTCTGCAACGTGAATTTGACATCGGATTGGTGATCTCGGCTCCGTCGGTCAAGTACAAACTGCAGCTGAAAGATGGCTCAACGATCGATATCGACAACCCCAGCAATTGGCCTGATCCCTCGACAATCGATGCGGCGAGTGAGCCGTACATTCGGGCGCAGATTCTGACGCCCGAGGAGTATGTCGGCCCAGTGATGGAACTTTGCCGTGATCATCGCAGCGAGAGCCAAACGATGAATTATCTGTCGGCCGGGCGAGTTGAAGTGGTCAGCGAAATGCCTTTGGGTGAGGTGCTGTTCGATTTCTATGGCAAACTCAAAATGATCACTCGCGGCTACGGATCGTTTGACTACGTGCCGATCGAATACCGCAAAACAGATATCGTCAAGGTCGACATTCTCGTCAATCGGGAACCCGTCGACGCACTTGCCTATCTCGTGCACCGCGAAAAATCACGGGCGCGGGCACTACACTACTGCGAACAACTCGCCGAGGAGATCCCTCGTCACCAATTCAAAATTCCGATCCAAGGTGCCATTGGTGGCACCGTGATCGCTCGCTCGACAATCCAAGCGGTCCGCAAAGATGTGACCGCCAAATGCTACGGCGGCGACATCTCTCGCAAGAAAAAGTTGCTGGAGAAGCAAAAGAAGGGCAAAGCCAAGATGAAGCAATTCGGTAGTGTCACCATCCCACAGAAAGCGTTCATCTCGGTGTTGCGAGCGGAGAAGAAGTAG